The genomic interval attaccagatatactacatccataactagtggtttcctcattaccagatatactacattaaTAACTAGTGggttcctcattaccagatatactacatccataactagtgggttcctcattaccagatatactacatccataactagtggggtcctcattagcagggaggtgtttctgcaatcaaattgtgtgtgcatcgccctcgtgctgcaattttagcaaacacagaaaggggccttttTTGGAGATCAAAggtcgtctggcacactgcttaggtttgactgtcttaagacaattgtaaaataatttaacagacctctgggcatcaccttttacctcaaataaacagtggatttctgctgttgtggccctttaatcaaatcaagtttattttatatagcccttcgtacatcagctaatatctcgacgtgctgtacagaaacccagcctaaaaccccaaacagcaagcaatggaggtgtagaagcacggtggctaggaaaatctccctagaaaggccaaaacctaggaagaaacctagagaggaaacaggctatgaggggttgccagtcctcttctggctgtgccgggtggagattataacagaacatggccaagatgttcaaaatgttcataaatgacaagcatggtcaaataataatcaggaataaatgtcagttggcttttcatagccgatcattaagagttgaaagcagcaggtctgggacaggtaggggttccataaccgcaggcagaacagttgaaactggaagagcagcaaggccaggtggactggtgcaaggagtcatcatgcccggtagtcctgacgcatggtcctagggctcaggtcctccgagagagagaaagaaagagagaaggagagaattagagagagcatacttaaattcacacaggacactggataagacaggagaagtactccagatataaccaactgaccctagccacccgacacataaactactacagcataaatactggagcctgagacaggaggggtcaggagacagtgtggccccatccgatgatacccccggacagggccaaacaggaaggatataaccccacccactttgccaaagcacagcccccgcaccactagagggatatcttcaaccaccaacttacaatcctgagacaaggccgagtatagcccacaaagatctccaccacagcacaaaccaagggggggcgccaacctagacaggaagatcacgtcagtaactcgacccactcaagtgacgcacccctcctagggacggtatGAAAGAGCACcattaagccagtgactcagcccctgtaatagggttagaggcagagaatcccagtggagagaggggaaccggccaggcagagacagcaagggcggttcgttgctccagagcctttccgttaaccgtctgactttgttgttcacacaggagagagatgtgACTATCGTGGAatctctggggagcctcaacagcCTCGCAATGCTgacaaggcagagaagagtctctccagatcagaactcctcaagaaacaccagcagagacccacagggaagaaatctcactgctgctctgactgtgggaaatgttgcaaatcttcatcagatcttaaaatacaccagagaacacacacaggagagaaaccttatatctatgatcaatgtgggaaaagttttactacatctagccatctgactgcacaccagagaacacacacaggagagaaaccacacacaggagagaaaccatatagctgtgatcaatgtgggaagagttttgctaaatctagccatctgactacacaccggagaacacacacaggagagaaaccttatagctgtgatcaatgtgggaagagtttttctacatctggctatctaactatacaccagagaacacacacaggagagaaaccatatagctgtaatcaatgtaggaagagtttttctacatctagctatctaactatacacctgagaacacacacaggagagaaaccttatagctgtgatcaatgtgggaagagtttttctactcctagccatctgactgcacaccagagaacacacacaggagagaaaccttatagctgtgatcaatgtgggaagagttttgctaaatctagccatctgactaaacaccagagaacacacacaggagagaaaccttatagctgtgatcaatgtgggaagagtttttatactcctagctatctaactatacaccagagaacacacacaggagagaaaccttatagctgtgatcaatgtgggaagagtttttcttcttctagctatataactatacaccatagaacacacacaggagagaaaccatatagctgtgatcaatgtgggaagagttttacttggCCAAAAAGCCTGAATATACACAAGCGGACACACACAGgggaagagatactctgataaaagatctctgattaaacataaaatacatgaaggagttgtttcatttcatcaatgaaataatgtcacaatgtagaatgtttaaaCATTTGCCCTATTTGTTCTATTGATTTAAATGAGTTGTGTTACACttcccacgttggtgacccacttgaatcaaaatgcagcgatctgttttctacaagttgtcctctaaccagggatgtacacattactcccagattgtgtggtttttgagctgttagttttaacaggacgtgcaacctcatctcccttctgtcacacaattgatttcaacatgatatcgttgagtgatgacaaataagtgttgcgttcctttgttttgcaacccctaaatttaaatgcatcactccaaaatgtagctgactgtcttctgcaggttgtcctctaaccagtgaggtaaaagatatctcccatttccatgtgtttttttagttgtgttagtttcaacagcacgtacaacctgatttcccccctaatcgatatcagtgatttattgctacttgtcaaaacaacagcgtttcTGGTGCTTGTGTCCATGGTGAGTTTTCGGATTCTATAAAGAgaattttgagagaaaaaaataatactattgtgtattattatttagaaatattttttttcctgTCTTCAATTGTTGAaagccagtagacaccatgtttatattgaaGGTGAAGCaatgtagttgattataatgtgaaatggaagttgttttctgttggtggtgagcaaacttgtacaacaaaaatataggatatatttgttgtcttaagggggaaggttttacaggctttggtttttccatttatgttttgaggttggactttagcacgtctagctcgttagcacataggacgcactgattggtgtcacctcgttagtcaatatgtgttacacctgtgctggcttgtccatctcgttagtcagtatgtgttacacctgtgctggtccaggttctatttaagagtgtctggcccagtgctccagctGTCTtaatagatgtggagagtcaacacctttttTTGGTttacttcctgtctttaagttgtgtgagtttttcttttgtttgcctcttcttgggcagatttagtgggtctcatggtgggtgtcttttaggtcccagttgttgttactagtcaattttcagtggacacccccatagtgtctttgagaacccctcctaaaaaacaagcttatattttgggttggatattgcatccgattaatattttaatcaatggtATTTCCTTAGGATGCTCATTAGTCTTTCAATTGTTAGTCTTCTGtttgttgtgtactaaatatgtttattttcattgttttttcctgtaaagccattgtgttgcattcatgcctgaaatgtgctgtataaataaaacttgatttgatttaaacaacaaaatgttatttttatttcacctttatttaaccaggtgaccatgatgtcataatgatagtttaaccaggtaggccatgatgtcataatgatagtttaaccaggtgaccatgatgtcacaatgatagtttaaccaggtggccatgatgtcataatgatagtttaaccaggtaggccagttgagaacaagttctcatttacaactgcgacctggccaagataaagcaaagcagtgtgacacaaacacagagttacacataaacaaacgtacagtcagtaacacaaaatatatatatacagtgtgtgtaaatggagtacggaggtaaggcaataaatagaccttAGTGGCGAAATaactacaatttagcaattaaatggatcaaacagatcaatcccacatttccagcctgctgaaggcgtggtggagtggtaaacaccacccccggctcctaccaggggcttgaggtggtctcccacagctctgctggtggagtggtaaacaccacccccggttctaccaggggcttgaggtggtctcccacagctctgctggtggagtggtaaacaccacccccggctctaccaggggcttgaggtggtctcccacagctctgcttatgtcatttTCTGTGGCCTTGCTATTCCAttcgatatggagcatctatggcctcagttacacctggcacctaaatgtgacttctgtcatctgatcactccaagctgcattaggttcagatctaccaggatgggcctttgacaaAGTCAGGCCACCAAATATGCATCagcaatgtaaagagatggggtgaatTAGTAGGGAAAAGTACATTTTGCACATGACCTTCATAATATCAAAGAACAAATGTTTGTGCCTGGGGGGAAATaaactttcatacagccaaaaggggtgagaaattacaccaatatcagtggacaatttgcactaatgtaaataaacatggATTATGGAACATGTTCTTGTTTGCTGATGTGATGAACCGCTAAGGGAAACACAAATATTTGCCATTTAAACCacgtgtgacctctcacctctctggctgtagaagtgttcttcctaaccagtccctcaacagctctctgactgagctccaccctcactgggtcttcagaggagaggaaggctgaggagggatggaaggatgaatggatcagtcagtcaataaagtgtagagctgctgtctatgctgtctgacaaaatcactattttagtcgttcattaaagtaaataaggctttatgactgctgaataccaactatcaaacacttagatcatgtattttcaggtagagatacatccttgggacgtccctagcccgttgaagttgacttttaaaagggttagggttaggggttaaggttagggtttagggtagggatgtcccaaggatcccgtgATAGCATTGACCATcatgcattcttctgtctcttttatatAGCAGGTGTAAAATAAACAGACAAGACAAGTAGACATGCAGgtcattatggtcattgtagtttaaAAAATAGCATCTAATTATACCAATCTGTGTGTGGGGTTGTTAGAGAAGAATGTGATTGTCAGCCCTAACAATCCATTCTAGCACCTCATCAGGCTCTGAAAAAGGCTTCATTGATGACGTGTTCCTTCTATTCCAGGGGACAGCAGAGGAACTTCATCAATTCCACTCCTTCATCAATACAAGCAATGAACATCTGAAATTCACCCTCACCTTTGAGGCGCATTAAACAAGTTATCTGGACATTTTGATtaagagggaggggggtggttTTAGCACAGACCTATACAGGAAGCAGATGGACAGGAATTCCCTGTTACGCGGAGACAGCTTCCACCCTACACCCCTAAAAAAACAATTGTAATACTTGAGTATTacgaaaacatttcaaatgtaaatttgtaattttaattttgtaaatttaaaacaaaaaacCTAACTGTTTGTCCTTGTAGGTAACCAGATCGTGactacaactaagttactaagtctttaaccacactgtgttgttacactggtgagtaaaaactcatgcttcctacactTTAACctgttgtctgaaaataaaatgtaaattttCGTCAACTgcgtccagtcagcagatggactAGATGCCGCTTAGGCCGCCCGTTGTGACTCCGTCAAGAATTCAGcagagcaagtttgtatgaaggtctggttattaaatgggttcatagttcaatagtaatatcctctaaaacgctctggtgacaaactttgctgccctgtttccagttgtccacatggctgggagaaaCTATTCAAGTAAGGAAATAGATTTTGGAAATGTAAAGAAACAAcgatgtattattagctaactagctacagtgcaggctaactcaaatgagctgctaaatgagctagctagttggctagcaaatactatatagatagatagctaagtgaattaaatatcagCAACTACCTAACTCAATAGACTAGACAActtcacatactgtatagataactcatagctagctatctaaccaacttcaaatactgtatagatagatagctaAGTGAATGAAATATCACCAGCCACCAGCTACCTNNNNNNNNNNNNNNNNNNNNNNNNNNNNNNNNNNNNNNNNNNNNNNNNNNNNNNNNNNNNNNNNNNNNNNNNNNNNNNNNNNNNNNNNNNNNNNNNNNNNCATACCCTACagtacccatctcatatgtatataccgtactctataccatctactgcatctgccatgccgttctgtaccaccactcattcatatatctttatgtacatattctttatccctttacacttgtgtgtgtgtgtaaggtagtagtgtggaattgttaggttagattactgttggttattactgcattgtcggaactagaagcacaagcatttcgctacactcgcattaacatctgctaaccatgtgtatgtgactaataaaatttgatttgatttgatttgatctctctaggtcatgccagtaggctacagtaggttgtatctctctaggtcatgccagtaggctacagtaggttgtaactctctaggtcatgccagtaggctacagtaggttgtatctctctaggtcatgccagtaggttacagtaggttgtatctctctaggtcatgccagtatgttacagtaggttgtatctctctaggtcaagccagtagtctacagtaggttgtatctctctaggtcatgccagtaggttatagtaggttgtaactctctacgtcatgccagtaggttacagtaggttgtaactctctaggtcatgccagtaggttacagtaggttgtatccaagtaGAAACAAGTATCAACGCAACGTggaaagtgtcgaatttggtcaacaacgaaattaatggcttatttgctacgtgaggtttacttgatccaacagaagtttcgtaatgcttaagttgttatgtggacacgtgacatatcgacaactttgataaaaacactataggagttgtctccagatcgctatgcaaattcatgctagtagcttagcatctctctccattgaatacaggcggtgcatattcatgctagtagcttagcatctctctccattgaatacaggcggtgcatattcatgctagtagcttagcatctctctccattgaatacaggcggtgcatattcatgctaatagcttagcatctctctccattgaatacaggcggtgcatattcatgctagtagcttagcatctctctccattgaatagaGTCGGTTGACGAcaacaaccctcatagaatataaacaatagattacaataataagatgtatccaccaatccaaagaaagggtAGGCGGAGCTAGACAACCCgcagtgccgctttgtggacaacgactccccttgttagggcggagagacatcttgtcagtacatccataatctttggtgtagccaacccaactctcacATGGCACTATTGGGGGGCACGGTGTGTAGTAAAACATCACGACATGAAAAACACTACATGCCAtgccccccagtctgcggtcagcagatagacccttctcaaatatatatgttaagtcactttttggaaacggaacagagaaaacaaggggtagcttgctctctagtcgtctgattctagacatatcaATCATCATCCTGGCCCctccgttgaagaggtattgacgagccAACTCTGAATATCCTAAGTTAAAAACACCTTTAAGgtggtacttactggtgttaagaTCTCCTATCTCCACCTCTTTatctttcaatgtgacagtaatctctccttccttcactccaaaaactacatcatcctcctcatcttcctcttctttcactgaaacgtctttctcttcttctttcactgtaacagcctcaacctctacttcttgttttactgtgacatcctcttcttccttctcctctttcacgacaatgttcagccccggagcttctttctccgtccagcagacctcctcttctttagcaggaggagagtagtttagggagctcatggtcggggatgttagctagctagctatcattagcgactaggctagtgctaacttaaccagccagctactatagctgacaaatacaaaataacgtaatattaaattaaataggttaacaagtagatacgacagaagtgtgtcGAAAACACAGTAActaatatacaccgaaagcgtataaatagcttgaatctttcggttatgttggctagcaagctaccgaggtgggtgacgagctgtttatgaagaaccgtccactagattatacgtcacgctggcagcatcgcctgaaagacgcacatcgccgtctgctgactggaggggaaacgcagttgaggatcatattttattttcagacaaagattattttaGATGTATTTCATaaaataatactattatattgagacatacaaagacaggaatgtgttgattgattagtgtgaataaaaaatgtttactacagcatatttaaggcagtttcattaagtcAAACTAAATCTAAATAAGTAGCCAGCTActgtaggtccatactgctcctacatggtgtaacaatacatcatgtagatgtatataatgaacagactaggtctatactgctcctacatggtgtaacaatacatcatgtagatgtatataatgaacagactaggtccatactgctcctacatggtgtaacaatacatcatgtagatgtatataatgaacagactaggtctatactgctcctacatggtgtaacaatacatcatgtagatgtatataatgaacagactaggtctatactgctcctacatggtgtaacaatacatcatgtagatgtatataatgaacagactaggtctatactgctcctacatggtgtaacaatacatcatgtagatgtatataatgaacagactaggtccatactgctcctacatggtgtaacaatacatcatgtagatgtatataatgaacagactaggtctatactgctcttacatggtgtaacaatacatcatgtagatgtatataatgaacagactaggtctatactgctcctacatggtgtaacaatacatcatgtagatgtatataatgaacagactaggtccatactgctcctacatggtgtaacaatacatcatgtagatgtatataatgaacagactaggtctatactgctcctacatggtgtaacaatacatcatgtagatgtatataatgaacagactaggtctatactgctcctacatggtgtaacaacacatcatgtagatgtatataatgaacagactaggtccatactgctcctacatggtgtaacaatacatcatgtagatgtatataatgaacagactaggtctatactgctcctacatggtgtaacaatacatcatgtagatgtatataatgaacagactaggtctatactgctcctacgtggtgtaacaatacatcatatagatgtatataatgaacagactaggtctatactgctcctacatggtgtaacaatacatcatgtagatgtatataatgaacagactaggtctatactgctcctacatggtgtaacaatacatcatatagatgtatataatgaacagactatgtctatactgctcctacatggtgtaacaatacatcatgtagatgtatataatgaacagactaggtctatactgctcctacacggtgtaacaatacatcatgtagatgtatataatgaacagactaggtctatactgctcctacatggtgtaacaatacatcatgtagatgtatataatgaacagactaggtctatactgctcctatataatgaacagactaggtctatactgctccaacatggtgtaacaatacatcatgtagatgtatataatgaacagactagttctatactgctcctacatggtgtaacaatacatcatgtagatgtatataatgaactgAACAGACtgggtctatactgctcctacatggtgtaacaatacatcatgtagatgtatataatgaactgactaggtctatactgctcctacattgtgtaacaatacatcatgtagatgtatataatgaacagactagttctatactgctcctacatggtgtaacaatacatcatgtagatgtatataatgaacagactaggtctatactgctcctatataatgaacagactaggtctatactgctccaacatggtgtaacaatacatcatgtagatgtatataatgaacagactagttctatactgctcctacatggtgtaacaatacatcatgtagatgtatataatgaactgAACAGACtgggtctatactgctcctacatggtgtaacaatacatcatgtagatgtatataatgaactgactaggtctatactgctcctacattgtgtaacaatacatcatgtagatgtatataatgaacagactaggtctatactgctccaacatggtgt from Salvelinus alpinus chromosome 2, SLU_Salpinus.1, whole genome shotgun sequence carries:
- the LOC139548755 gene encoding zinc finger protein ZFP2-like isoform X1, with the translated sequence MSSLNYSPLVKEEAVCWAEKEALGLNIVVKEEKEEEDITVKIEVEGEDVTMKEEEKDVSVKEEEDAFRVKEEEDVTVKEEEKDVSVKEEEDAVFGVKKEGEITVTLEDEEVEIGDLINTRERCDYRGISGEPQQPRNADKAEKSLSRSELLKKHQQRPTGKKSHCCSDCGKCCKSSSDLKIHQRTHTGEKPYIYDQCGKSFTTSSHLTAHQRTHTGEKPHTGEKPYSCDQCGKSFAKSSHLTTHRRTHTGEKPYSCDQCGKSFSTSGYLTIHQRTHTGEKPYSCNQCRKSFSTSSYLTIHLRTHTGEKPYSCDQCGKSFSTPSHLTAHQRTHTGEKPYSCDQCGKSFAKSSHLTKHQRTHTGEKPYSCDQCGKSFYTPSYLTIHQRTHTGEKPYSCDQCGKSFSSSSYITIHHRTHTGEKPYSCDQCGKSFTWPKSLNIHKRTHTGEEIL